The DNA sequence ACCCACACAAAACGCCGACGTCTTCGCCGACCGCTCGCTCCTCGGGCATCCCAAGGGGCTGGGTCTTCTCTTCATCACGGAGATGTGGGAACGCTTTTCCTACTACGGAATGCGCGCCCTCCTCGTCCTGTATCTCGTCAACTCGCAGCATTGGACCGCCGAAAAGGCCGCCAATCTGTACGGGACGTACACGATGCTCGTGTTCCTCACGCCACTGATTGGCGGCTATCTCGCCGATCGCCTCATTGGCACACGACGCTCGCTGGTGCTGGGCGGCATCATTATTTCGATCGGGCATTTCACACTGGCCTTCCCCGGCGAGTTCGCGTTCTACGCGGGCCTCACGCTGATCATCATCGGCACCGGCTTCTTCAAATCGAATGCGGCCACGCAAGTCGGACAGATCTACGGCCCCGGCGACACGCGCCGCGACTCAGGCTTTACCATCTACTACATGGGCGTGAACCTCGGCGCCTTCCTCGGGCCGATCGTCTGCGGCGGACTCGCGCAGAGCCCACGCTTTGGCTGGCACTACGGCTTTGCCGCCGCTGGCGTTGGCATGGTGCTCGGGTTGATTGTCTACCTCTGGGGTCGTGAGAAGTATCTCCCCGGCATCGGCATGCCCGGCCGCACGGAGCACAAGGGCGACAAAGGCGAAGTACTCGCGCCCACCAATCCAATGCACGGCATCGGCGGCGCGATCGTCGGC is a window from the Gemmatimonadota bacterium genome containing:
- a CDS encoding peptide MFS transporter; amino-acid sequence: MTAPTQNADVFADRSLLGHPKGLGLLFITEMWERFSYYGMRALLVLYLVNSQHWTAEKAANLYGTYTMLVFLTPLIGGYLADRLIGTRRSLVLGGIIISIGHFTLAFPGEFAFYAGLTLIIIGTGFFKSNAATQVGQIYGPGDTRRDSGFTIYYMGVNLGAFLGPIVCGGLAQSPRFGWHYGFAAAGVGMVLGLIVYLWGREKYLPGIGMPGRTEHKGDKGEVLAPTNPMHGIGGAIVGAVIGWFGGGGSILGLAMGAVIGAALGISILGSQGEER